A section of the Subtercola frigoramans genome encodes:
- a CDS encoding HXXEE domain-containing protein, with amino-acid sequence MFTWFDFAWPWIGLGFAAVLAALLATDLLRGDHSLPRWRDLRWLSFLAVVVYLVHNVEEYAIAANGVPHAFPDSLCVLLGQPSFPACGIPPAFFLAVNIPLVWVAGPLAALLSTRFRLAGLTLWGVIGVNAVVHVVPALAQRAYDPGLLTAVIVFMPLTVMVAVATVGRRGPYRRRAGALLFAVGALMHVVLAASAILFLRGLIPEWLLLVAQPAVIAAGYFIVAACDQRLRKSAYVWPGSVTGPAHP; translated from the coding sequence GTGTTCACCTGGTTCGATTTTGCCTGGCCCTGGATCGGCCTGGGATTCGCGGCAGTCCTCGCCGCCCTCCTCGCTACGGATCTGTTGCGGGGTGATCATTCCCTCCCCCGGTGGCGAGACCTCCGCTGGCTCTCCTTCCTCGCTGTCGTGGTGTACCTGGTTCACAACGTCGAGGAGTACGCAATCGCGGCCAACGGGGTGCCGCACGCGTTCCCTGACTCGCTCTGTGTCTTGCTGGGTCAGCCGAGCTTCCCGGCCTGCGGTATCCCGCCAGCCTTCTTCCTTGCCGTCAACATTCCCCTGGTGTGGGTTGCGGGCCCCCTCGCGGCGTTGCTCTCCACCCGCTTCAGGCTTGCGGGCCTCACGCTGTGGGGAGTGATCGGGGTCAACGCAGTCGTTCACGTCGTGCCCGCCCTCGCGCAGCGGGCCTATGACCCCGGGCTGCTCACCGCGGTCATCGTCTTCATGCCCTTGACTGTCATGGTGGCGGTTGCCACCGTTGGTCGGCGCGGCCCCTACCGTCGACGAGCAGGCGCGCTGCTGTTTGCGGTCGGTGCACTGATGCACGTCGTGCTCGCAGCCAGCGCGATCCTGTTCCTGAGGGGGCTGATCCCCGAATGGTTGCTGCTCGTGGCCCAGCCTGCCGTGATCGCCGCCGGTTACTTCATCGTGGCGGCGTGTGACCAACGATTGCGCAAGTCCGCGTACGTCTGGCCGGGCTCTGTGACTGGCCCGGCGCACCCGTGA